In the Deinococcus roseus genome, TGGGCGTGCTGCCCCTGCAGTTCAAGAAGGGCGAAAACGCCGACACCCTGGGCATCGATGGCGATGAGATCTTCGACTTCGATGTGCCCGAGGACCTCAAGCCCCGCCAGGACATCAAGGTTCGCCTGACCGACAAAGACGGCAACAAGCGCGAGATCATCGTGACCTGCCGCATCGACACCCCTGTGGAAATTGACTACTACCGCAACGGTGGCATTCTGCAGACCGTGCTGCGCCAGCTGCTGAAATCCGGCGTCAAAGCCTGAGGTTTCACTTCCAAAACACTCCCCCGGTGCGTTGGCACCGGGGGAGTGTTCATTTCAAACCCACATCAGGGCACCTGATACACCACATTTCGGTAAATGAAATGCCACTTGCCAGCAAAATATTTGTAATTTTCCACAGGCAAATAATCGGTGATGGCGAAAGGCTGGCTGGACAGGGTGTTGCCCTCCGGGTTCAGGGAATACAGGGTGCTGCCATTCTGGATCAGCAACTGGCCTTGTGGACCCAGGGCCACAAGGCGGCTCATGCTGGTGAAAAACGTCATGCGCTGTTTGATGCCATCGGGTCGTTTCAGCCAGACCTGCAGCACGCCAGAAGCATCTGGATCGGTGTAGGCGATGTAACCGCTGTTGATCAGGTAATTGTTGCGATAAAAGGTGCCAAAATGGTTCAGTTCGGTGGAGCGGCTCTGGCCCAGGGTCTCCTCTACCCCGTTTTTGACGGACACAATGGTAAACTTCCCTGATTTCACCAGGGCAAAGACCGCGGTGGTGCCATCTGTGGTGGGTTCTGTCACCGTGCCATCGCCAGCAGCGTGGTGGGTCCACTGGTCAAAAGAACCATTGTTGTAGGCGTACAGCTGTCCATCTGCACCCACCCAGACAAACACGCCATTGGCGGCCAGGGGATCGGGGTCCACTGCAAGGGTTTCATAGGTGAACACCTTCCGCTCTGCTGGCACCTGCACCTGTACTCCAGTGCTGAGGTTCTTGCGGTACAGCACTTTGTTCACTGGATCTTCCCACAACAGGTACTCCCCGGCCACCCTGTAGTTGCTGAGGGGCCCTGTATAAAAGGGCGTGCCTGGATTTCTGCTGTCGTAAAGGTTGACCATGCCGCCTGCCGGAGCATCCCGGGCCACCACCCCAAAAGGCGTGAGCAGGGCATCGGTGTAAGGGGAAATCCCGGCAGACACCTCTCCTCCAGAATTGAAGGCCCGCACGGTCAGGACAGGCTGTAAACCTGTGCGGTTGTCATAAAGCAGGCGACCGGAATCCAGGTCCAGAATGGGTCCCGGAGTCACCTGAAACATGACATATTGCGGGTGCACCACATGCATGTTGTAAGTCGCAGCTGTCACCCTGTTGCCTGCTTTATCGGTCACCTCTATGGTGAACAGCTGGTCCTGTCCAGCCCACGGAGTGAGGTCGAGGGTGACATCCAGGGTGTTCAGAGCCACAGCCATGACCTTGGCGCCGTTGCGCAGCACCCGGATCATGCATTCTGCGGTGTTGTCGGTGCAGGTGGCAGACAGTTGCAGGGGACCACTGGTGGTGTAGTCACCCGAAGGCATGGACAGGTTGCTCACCACAGGAGCAGGATCCCGGAAATTCTGCGGAAGCCAGACGCGCTCATTCCCCAGGGCATCTTTGATTCGGATTTTCAGATGGTATTCTCCCGCTGCAGGAAGCCCGCTGTAATCTACGGTTCCCTTCCACTGGCCAGCATCCAGGGTGAACAGGCTGGTTTTTCCCGTTTCCACCATGGTCACTTCCACCTCTTTGATTTCATAGGTTGAGGTGATGGTGATGGTGGCAGGACCCTCGCGAGAAAAGGACACCACTGGATTCTTGATCAGGGTCTGGACTCCAGAATTGGCAACCACTTCCAGCCCAACTGTGGCTTTGACATTCGGTCCCTGGCTGAATTCCAGCAGCACAGGACCCGTGCTGTCCAGTGGAGCCGTGTACAACCCGGCATCGGTGATGGTTCCTCCTCCACTGACCACCCTCCAGTGGACTGGATCGGGAGATCCTGAGCCCAGTTGCAGAACCTTTGCCGCAAACTTCGCAGTGTCTCCCTGCTCGACTTTCACATTGCTGGAGGTGATGTACACCCCCGAATTGGCAATGATGTACACCTTGACGGTGGCGGTGTTGCTGGGGTCGGTGTTGGAGGTGACGCGGATGGTCGCGGTGCTGCTGGTGGGATCCAGCGGAGCCGTGTAGGTGGCCACACCTGTTCCTGCTTTGGGTTTCAGGGTTCCCCCACCCTCTTCAATGCTGAAAGTCACGTTGGTGAGGGTCTGGGCCGAAATTTCAGTGCTGCCTCCGGGGGCCAGGAAAGGCTGAATCACCCTCGGATTGATTTTGACGGCATCTGCGAGAATGTTCACCGTGACCGTCACTGGAGCACTCAGGGTGGAATTGCCAGATGTGTCAAAAGCCTGGGCTTTGTAGGTGTGAATCCCATTTTGAACCTGGGTGTAATTGAAGGTGTGCTCGTAGGGGGCTGTGGTGTCGGTGCTGATCAGGGTGTCGCCTTCATAGAAATCCACTTTCTGGATGCCCACATTGTCGGTGGCATCTGCAGTCAGTTTCACGGATTCTGCAACCGTGACATTGGTCTTGCTGGCAAAAAGCAGGACATTGGGGGTGGTGCTGTCTATGGTGTCAATGTTGACGTTCACTTTGA is a window encoding:
- a CDS encoding Ig-like domain-containing protein, whose translation is MNMRYRPQLFVHALLGMTVLAGCNPPGPAPDKTPPSVTLSASSTAVTAPGTVKLTAAATDNVGVKKVEFYEGANKLGEDTSAPYELNLNYTKANNGDHTYTAKAFDAANNTGTSNTVKVNVNIDTIDSTTPNVLLFASKTNVTVAESVKLTADATDNVGIQKVDFYEGDTLISTDTTAPYEHTFNYTQVQNGIHTYKAQAFDTSGNSTLSAPVTVTVNILADAVKINPRVIQPFLAPGGSTEISAQTLTNVTFSIEEGGGTLKPKAGTGVATYTAPLDPTSSTATIRVTSNTDPSNTATVKVYIIANSGVYITSSNVKVEQGDTAKFAAKVLQLGSGSPDPVHWRVVSGGGTITDAGLYTAPLDSTGPVLLEFSQGPNVKATVGLEVVANSGVQTLIKNPVVSFSREGPATITITSTYEIKEVEVTMVETGKTSLFTLDAGQWKGTVDYSGLPAAGEYHLKIRIKDALGNERVWLPQNFRDPAPVVSNLSMPSGDYTTSGPLQLSATCTDNTAECMIRVLRNGAKVMAVALNTLDVTLDLTPWAGQDQLFTIEVTDKAGNRVTAATYNMHVVHPQYVMFQVTPGPILDLDSGRLLYDNRTGLQPVLTVRAFNSGGEVSAGISPYTDALLTPFGVVARDAPAGGMVNLYDSRNPGTPFYTGPLSNYRVAGEYLLWEDPVNKVLYRKNLSTGVQVQVPAERKVFTYETLAVDPDPLAANGVFVWVGADGQLYAYNNGSFDQWTHHAAGDGTVTEPTTDGTTAVFALVKSGKFTIVSVKNGVEETLGQSRSTELNHFGTFYRNNYLINSGYIAYTDPDASGVLQVWLKRPDGIKQRMTFFTSMSRLVALGPQGQLLIQNGSTLYSLNPEGNTLSSQPFAITDYLPVENYKYFAGKWHFIYRNVVYQVP